Genomic segment of Bacteroides stercoris ATCC 43183:
TTTGAATAATGAGTGGTTTGTTTAATGTAAAATTAAAAAATAGTACCATGAAAAACTATGCAAAGCTATTTAAAATGTCAATGGCTCTCCTTATGTTGGAAGGTCTGTTGGGAGTATCGGATTTGTCTGCACAGAATAAACTGAACACACTGAAATTTGATAAAACATCTCAGCTGAGAGACTTTTTTAGTTATAAAGGAGACGGAACGATACTGGTTAGCGGTCATCGTGGAGGATACGAGGTGGGCTATGCGGAGAACTGTATAGAAGGTCTGGAGAATGTTCTTACCCAAATGCCCGCTTTCTTTGAAATAGATCCTCGCCTGACTAAAGACAGTGTGATTGTACTAATGCACGATGCAACTTTGGATCGTACTACCACAGGGAGAGGTAAGGTAAAGGACTATACATGGAAGGAACTTCAGTCGCTTCGTTTGAAAGATCATTCCGGCAAAGTGACAGACTGCCGCATTCCAACTTTAGAAGAAGTTATTGTTTGGAGTAAAGGCAAAACAATAATCAATTTAGATAAAAAGGATGTTCCGATGTCTATGATCGCAGCTTTGATAAAAAAGCATAAAGCGGAAAAACATGTAATGCTGACAGTGCATACAGGTGCACAGGCGAGGTATTATTACGACCGTTTTCCTGATATTATGATGTCTGTCTTTGCTCGCAACATGAAAGAGTTTGAAGATATATCAATTTCGGGTGTGCCTTGGGAAAACATGATTGCTTATGTTGGCCGCACTTTAACTCCGGAGAATAGTAAAATATGCGAAATGCTTCATGCGCATGGAGTGCGTTGTATGATTAGTGTAGCACCTACGCATGACAAACTGCCTACTGTTGAAGAACGTGCGGCAAAATATAAGGAGGAGATTGACAAGAGGCCGGATAT
This window contains:
- a CDS encoding glycerophosphodiester phosphodiesterase family protein, with translation MKNYAKLFKMSMALLMLEGLLGVSDLSAQNKLNTLKFDKTSQLRDFFSYKGDGTILVSGHRGGYEVGYAENCIEGLENVLTQMPAFFEIDPRLTKDSVIVLMHDATLDRTTTGRGKVKDYTWKELQSLRLKDHSGKVTDCRIPTLEEVIVWSKGKTIINLDKKDVPMSMIAALIKKHKAEKHVMLTVHTGAQARYYYDRFPDIMMSVFARNMKEFEDISISGVPWENMIAYVGRTLTPENSKICEMLHAHGVRCMISVAPTHDKLPTVEERAAKYKEEIDKRPDIIESDIPTEVWKVLHSR